The sequence below is a genomic window from Desulfatirhabdium butyrativorans DSM 18734.
AAACCGGCAAGACTCGATATCGAACCCTCAAGGGAGAAGATTTTTTGTTTCTAATCCTGCAGCATGTCCTGCCCAAGGGATTTCGACGGGTCAGAGACTATGGTTTTCTCCATAGCAATGCAAAGAAACTGCTGTCTGTTGTGCAATTGATTTTGCGGGTTTTTCTTCCAGTTATCAAAGAGCGACATAGACCTGTTTTTAAGTGCCCCTGCTGTCAAACCCCGATGACTATTCTTGGTTTTCGTTATCCTATACTGGAATCGGGGTAACTTACCTTTTTGGTAAGGGCTAGCAGTAAATTTCATCAGGAGGCTTAAAACTTTATGAAATAATTGTAAATATTCGGTAAACCAGTTTTCATTATGACTATGAAGCAATACAAAAAGGAAAGTCTCGATTACAAAAGTAGGATTATTTGCAGAGAAGCTGTTGGAAGCGTTTATGCAGCGGGTATAGCCAGATGTCTTTTATTGGCAGATTATTTTCCCTGGATTGGCCGAGCTTTCCCCTGCCCTGGGTTTGGCCAACATATATCCAGTTTGCAGCTTTATATGCGGTTCCTCTGAAGCGGGGTGTTTCAACGAACGTTTCAAGCATGAGCGGGCGGTAACTGTAGCGATTTTGCCAATCGTCAGCAATTTGTCTGCTGACCATGCCCAGCAGGCGGGAAGCCAGATGTCTTGAGTGCACCCATGGCAGAATCAGGAAGCGGGCGTTATCGACCACCAAGTGGAGGTTGCTTTGACGCTGGGCGTGGTTCCAACCGATGAATTTGTCCCGGGGTGCGACCATCCAGGCTGAAGCGCCAAAACCAAAGAGAGCCAGCACCGTGTTTTGAGATTTTGCAAAGTAGCGTAGCTGAGCTCCTGGTAGGGGGGTGTAGCCCAAATAGTGGTAACGGTCGATAAGCTCGTTCCACAGTAGCGACTGAGCAGTATCGGTCACAAGCTCCAGGCGCAGATTTTTGATATCTCCAGCCGGGGTTTGGAATTCATACGGCGGCGGCTCAGCCTGTGGGGTGCTCCGAGCACAGCGTTTGCCATTGCCGTTTTTTGACTGGGGCGGCGGCAGCTTTATCAGGCCGTCTTTGTGCATACGGATCATGGCAACCCGACAGCTCATATCCTTTGTCAGGCCGGCTGGCGTAAGCCATTGCAAAAACTCGCAGACTCTTTTTGAGAGCCAGAGTCGGTTTGCCTGGGGATTTTCTGCAATAAGCTGGCGGATATGGTTGATCTCTGAGTTGGAGAAGTCTCTGCCGCAATATTTCATGAGGTATCGATTGGCTCAGAGATGCGAAGTTGATCAAGCTTTTCAGGCGCCATGTTCCAGGGCAGAAAGTTTTTGGCATCGGCTGGAGGGCTGCATTGGTTTTTTGCACAGGCCAACAGGTATTGGCTAAGCCACAGCCGCGGGTTTATATTCCACAGATCAAGA
It includes:
- a CDS encoding DUF4338 domain-containing protein, producing MKYCGRDFSNSEINHIRQLIAENPQANRLWLSKRVCEFLQWLTPAGLTKDMSCRVAMIRMHKDGLIKLPPPQSKNGNGKRCARSTPQAEPPPYEFQTPAGDIKNLRLELVTDTAQSLLWNELIDRYHYLGYTPLPGAQLRYFAKSQNTVLALFGFGASAWMVAPRDKFIGWNHAQRQSNLHLVVDNARFLILPWVHSRHLASRLLGMVSRQIADDWQNRYSYRPLMLETFVETPRFRGTAYKAANWIYVGQTQGRGKLGQSRENNLPIKDIWLYPLHKRFQQLLCK